The DNA sequence gtgccgcttcgcttacgatgagcttcttttCCTAGGCCACGggatcagcaaatccggagtccgccccgacccgcagaaaacagctgccatcgcaaagttcccgcagcccatcgacaagaaggcagtgcgtagatttctcgGCATGTGTGCCTagtacaggcgatttgtcaagtacttttcacgcatcgctgagccgctaacacagctaactaaatgtgacgttgagttcaagtggaaaacgccgcaggtcgacgcatttcaagaactcaaacgacgcatgcagtcgccgcctgtacttgcgcacttcgacgagcatgcCGATaacgaaatccacactgacgccagtagccgaGGCCTCGGTGcagtcctagtccagagaaaagatgggcatgaacgcgtgatagcttacgctagcaggTCGTcatcaaaagcggaaggcaatcattctacaacggaaaaggaatgcctcgccatcgtttgggctacagcgaaatttcgcccttacctatatggcaggccattcaaagtggttaGCGACCATCatgctttgtgttggctagctaacttaaaggacccttcatgacggctggcacggtggagcctcagactacaagaatacgacatcgctctaacatacaagtccggacgaaaacactcagatgccgattgcctatcacgcgcccccattgacccgccgccgcaagatgacgacgatgacgacgccttccttggaataataagagcggaagacttcgccgaacaagaacgaggggacccggagctaaaagccctagtcgagtatttggaagggcacaccgacgttgtccctattgcatttaagcgtggattgtcatcgttcatgcttcaaaacaacctacttatgaagaagaacttctcaccagtccgcgccaactaccttcttgttgttccgtcggcgctgcatccagaagtactgcacgccctacatgaagATACGAgtgctgggcacctcggtttctccgggacgctatcgaggatacaagaaaggtattactggccgcacctaaccgccgatgtcgcccgttacaccaggacatgccgagactgtcagcgacgcaggacaccaccgacaaggccagcgggattactacaggcgatcaagcctccttaccaacCTTTTAAGTAGATCGGGATGGACTGGTTGGGACCGTTTCTGACATTAACTCCCGCAAATAAGTGGATCGtagtggcgacggactatctcacgcGCTTCGCTggaactaaagctctaccgaaaggcagcgcagccgaagtggcgaaatttttcgtcgagaacatcctgctgcgacatggtgctccagaagtcctcatcaccgacagacgaacggcttttacagcagagctcacggaagccattctgcaatacagacaGACAaatcacaggaggacaactactacctaccatccgcagacgaacggtctcacggagcgcctgaacaagaccctcgccgacatgctagcaatgtacgtcgacgtcgaacacaagacctgggatgccctcctgccgtacgtaacattcgcttacaacatggtggtgcaagaaacaacacagatcacgccatttaggctggtttacagcaggaacccgacgacgacgctcgacgccatgctgccgcacgtcactgacgaggaaaatcttgacgtcgctacctatctccagcgcgtcgaagaagccagacagctcgccagctcaagaaccagcagaggaccgacagccggcactagaatctccgacgacgcttcgtcgagtaccagcccggcgaccgtgagTGGGTATGGACtgcgatacgccgacgaggacagAGTGAGAAACTACACCGACgccatttcggaccctacaaggtcatccgaagtattggcgctctggactaccaggtcgtgccagacggcatttcgcattcacagcggcgctgcgcacgatctgaagtggtccacatggtgcgccttaaaccgttttacggacgctgacgaacttccttatctttttgttgttttctttgctacgagtgcctTTGTTTatgacttttgtttgctttcagcatcgggttgatgctctgtaagaggggggtaatgacacgtgtacttatctttatcgggcgaccacgtttcaccgcctaacaaatgttatcgcacagcgcaggacgcgcctgcatgtaaaagtagtttctggaacgttatccatggttccgtccactgtctttcaccgcaacttatgtaatctgattgcatgtatgcgcgacgcgaatagtatagaactttgtggaagacacgcgggtcccagcggttaacctggaacattcgacgactgatctataaaagccggcgcgcttgacccgctgatccgattttcgacgatcgccgaccgtgttcgccgctatctttgtgctataagtgtagcctgtatggtgggcacaggttcgcccaataaaagttggttttgtcgttgacagtattgctactgtgtccttcaacatcaccaccacgtgacaatgttttgaaactctggctaaagatagctgggacaccttgtatgtgtatatatatatacatacatacatacctataGTGCCCTGAAAAGTCTCAGCCGTGCGCGTAGCTCTTGACATGAATgcatagaatttattgataggaaagacagagaggtcgacctgagctagtgcgctctagtctgctactctgcactggggaagagggaaggggagtgaaagtattggaatggatgatgatgataagagaagtggtgagtgcttatgtacatgagacagttgcctcgctggagccgctcgtcgagcttggtgtcctgcaggaacttcaacaatacttttgttgcacgcattgaaattgcagtgtcaggccttgggccgaggatagcttcctccgacagtagttgcctgccaacgctggctaagaaactgtctaacgtccttcgctccagcatatatgctgggcagtcgcacagtacgtgttgcagtgtttcgggcatctggcagtgtgcacaatcagggctgttcgattggccgatgaggtgtgcgtagcgacgggtgaaagcaacgccgagccgaatcctgtgtagcaatgatgtagCTCTTGACATTTTCTTTCAGGTATCATTGCGGGACCGCTGGCTCACAGGTTCAACGCTCGTCCAGTGATTATCGCAGGAGCAGCGATTTTAGCAGGCGGCGCAATTCTCAGCTTTTTCGCCACGACTATTGCATTTATGACAGTAACACTAGGAGTAATACACGGTAAggcacttttatatatatatatatatatatatatatatatatatatatatatatatatatatacatatatatatataatgatggcACAAGTGAATTGTGCGCGTCAGAAACCATTGAAACGATACGACGTTGTGACACAGACTCCCGCAATAAGTCAAAGGCCACTCCATACTGCCAATTGCGGAGACGTACTTTCGATTCTTAACCTCTGAGGCTGCATTTGTCTATACGTGGGGAGGAGATACATATATTTTTGAGGAGATTACACAATACGGGAACGAGCTATCGTTGTCATAACTATTACGGAAGCCCGTGCATGTACATTTAACATATTTCATGTGCCCATTGTGCAGAAAACGCTTCTAATTTTCGTTACTCAGGGCTGTTCCTTTAAGCCTATCTGAAGCCTTTACGGCCAGTTGCTTGCCTGACGAAACAGTAAAAACTAGTAGGTCATTATCATTTGGCGtgaattgtttttttcttttcgtgcagGGAAACACTAAGATGATTTGGTATTACTGCACAACTATTGTATGCGCAACGCGGTATCAGAGTAACGCATGACCAGCTCGTGACGAATCTTAGCGCTAATTTAATTAGGTTGGTTTCGCATAATTATTCATATTTTGAATGTTACATTTATAAGGGTACAGTGTACGGGGACCAATATAATTTACGAAGACGCTGCAAATATCTGCACAATCCTTCACTGTAGAAATTATTATAGGTTGTTGGGACGAAATCTGAGCGTACCATGTCTTTACATGTAATATGTCACGTGACGGCAGTTCTTCACGGGGCATCAAGTCACCTAATGCGTTTTTTTCCTTATCTTCTTTCCACGGGCACAGCCATAGGAACGGGTATGGTGTTCATAGCAGCCCCTACCATTATCAGCGAGCACTTTGTCAAGAACAAGGGCCTCGCGATGGGCGTCAACTTCGCTGGCGTCACCGCTGGTCTTTTCGTGTTTCCCAAACTTCTGGAGTACCTCACCGCCACCTATGGCCTACGTGGTGCTCTCCTGATCTTCGGTGGCGTCACCATGAACGGGCTTGCATTTAGCCTATTTCCCCGCACCCCTGCTTGGAGGAAAGCTTCCCGAGGCAAGAATCAACTCGCTGCTCGATTTCCATCGAAAGCCATCGGAGACGATGGAAACAACGAGCTGAGCCATGCACTGACGGTGTTTAAAAGCCCCGTGTTCTATCTCATCATATACAGCTTTAACGCTTACTGCTTTGGATACGAGTGCTACTTATCACTTTTCGTCGACTTCGCCTGTGATCGAGGAGTAGTGCTGTCCACTGCCGTTACCGCGATGGCGGCGGGAGCAATCGCCGAGATCCTGGGGAGGCTCACATTGCCGGCAGCAGCCGACCGCGGCGTGCTGAATATCAAGACGGCTGTGGTGCTCACACTGGCTGCCCAGGCGGTGGCGTTTCTCGTTCTTCCGTTGCTACGCTCTCAAGGACTTATTTTCGCCGTGGCCGCTTTCATAGCCTTCATAATCGGCACTGGAATGGTAATTTTTTCGATGATCCTGGCGTCTTACTTCGGACACGAGAAGATGTCATTATCGTTCGGCATCGTCGTCGCGTCAGCCGGGATGCTATCATTTGTGAAGCCGTGTTTGATAGGTGAGACTTAATCGTGTTACTCTCGCCACGAATTTATCACTCACATTCTTTGGATTCTAATGCGGAATGCGCTCAGGCAGCGCGTAGAGTACAATTGTGCATTTCAGCAGTTGAACTCAAAAGAAAGATAACAAATAACTTCAACATTTAGCATTAAGGAAGACGGCCAGGTTTGTGGAAGCATTCTTGACATGCATAATTTCAGATAGAAACTGTAGGTCTCGTCTACGGAATGCTTACCAAGAAGCAAACCTCGCCGTTATGCCTAGAAAATTCAATGACAATGCAAAGTAATGTTGGGACAGTAGAAGGCCGTTTATATCAATGAATATTCATGTATTAATGCCTGCTATGCATTGGTTTGTTCCCGTTCTAGTTTCAGGAGTTACAAATGTATTGCATTAGAATTCTAGGATTCCATTCAC is a window from the Dermacentor variabilis isolate Ectoservices chromosome 3, ASM5094787v1, whole genome shotgun sequence genome containing:
- the LOC142576499 gene encoding monocarboxylate transporter 2-like, with the protein product MPRCCSWDRWNYCSRLPQHGPDSVHSWLVAGACALASFFAMAGRRSTGFLFVATLETFQVNRVEGSWPIMVLGAVVYLAGIIAGPLAHRFNARPVIIAGAAILAGGAILSFFATTIAFMTVTLGVIHAIGTGMVFIAAPTIISEHFVKNKGLAMGVNFAGVTAGLFVFPKLLEYLTATYGLRGALLIFGGVTMNGLAFSLFPRTPAWRKASRGKNQLAARFPSKAIGDDGNNELSHALTVFKSPVFYLIIYSFNAYCFGYECYLSLFVDFACDRGVVLSTAVTAMAAGAIAEILGRLTLPAAADRGVLNIKTAVVLTLAAQAVAFLVLPLLRSQGLIFAVAAFIAFIIGTGMVIFSMILASYFGHEKMSLSFGIVVASAGMLSFVKPCLIGHFRDRVGAYDWLFVICGALSAIGAAFWLVVIAWERSRSKKEVIHNKSSPPYTIITMKCINSFPQKGQR